One Anthonomus grandis grandis chromosome 13, icAntGran1.3, whole genome shotgun sequence DNA segment encodes these proteins:
- the LOC126743594 gene encoding reticulon-4-interacting protein 1 homolog, mitochondrial, giving the protein MIIRNSLNQIRHFSQPARKLKTAQKMSAWSIHSYGDIEELQLGENRIPVISDPEEILVEVKAASVNPIDSFMLGGYGKTSFQVLRNFQLEFPLILGRDFSGTIINKGHGVNQFNIGDEVYGFVPIHKQGSFAEAVLASQCHILPKPTQLTHEQSAALVYATMTAWSGLFLAGNLLLKQKKGLRVLVLGGSGGVGTAAIQLLKSQGCFVFATCSKDAVALVTSLGPDMVFDRNDPDFIKNVQNESKYHIIFDAANMGIQNIPNSWQYESYITLNSPLLVNNDKYGLLGGLITSAGNLIESNITRMCSGKSVRWGYFVPSNSGFRFIHELICRGKIRPVIQEQFKFKDLPRAIETLRKGHSRGKIVVTHD; this is encoded by the exons ATGATCATCCGGAATTCGTTAAATCAAATTAGGCATTTTTCACAGCCCGCCCGTAAGCTAAAAACGGCCCAAAAAATGTCGGCATGGTCCATACATTCTTACGGGGACATTGAAGAGCTCCAGTTGGGAGAAAACAGAATCCCTGTTATATCTGATCCGGAAGAGATTCTGGTGGAAGTTAAGGCTGCCTCTGTGAACCCCATAGATTCATTTATGCTAG GAGGATATGGTAAAACATCCTTTCAGGTTCTCAGAAATTTCCAGCTAGAATTTCCCCTGATCCTTGGCAGGGATTTCTCTG gtacaattataaataaaggCCATGGAGTCAACCAGTTTAATATCGGAGATGAGGTTTATGGCTTTGTTCCCATACACAAACAGGGCTCATTTGCGGAGGCAGTTCTTGCTTCTCAATGCCAT ATACTACCCAAGCCCACCCAGTTAACACATGAACAAAGTGCTGCACTAGTATATGCTACAATGACTGCTTGGAGCGGCTTATTTTTGGCCGgcaatttattattgaaacaGAAAAAAGGATTGAGAGTTCTTGTACTCGGTGGATCAGGAGGAGTTGGTACTGCAGCCATACAACTACTTAAATCCCAAGGGTGTTTT GTGTTTGCGACTTGTTCCAAAGACGCGGTCGCTCTGGTTACCTCCTTAGGCCCCGACATGGTTTTCGATAGAAATGATCCAGATTTCATCAAAAATGTTCAGAACGAGAGCAA GTATCACATAATCTTCGATGCAGCCAACATGGGCATTCAAAACATACCTAACAGTTGGCAATATGAGTCGTACATAACCTTAAATTCCCCGTTATTAGTGAACAATGACAAGTACGGTTTGTTGGGAGGACTGATTACCAGTGCAGGCAACTTAATAGAATCTAACATCACCAGGATGTGTTCAGGGAAAAGTGTTCGGTGGGGCTATTTTGTGCCTTctaacagtggttttcgatttATTCACGAACTGATCTGCCGGGGGAAAATTCGACCTGTTATTCAGGAACAATTTAAGTTTAAAGATTTGCCTCGTGCCATTGAAACCTTGAGGAAAGGACATTCGAGGGGTAAAATTGTTGTTACGCACgattaa